A stretch of the Polynucleobacter tropicus genome encodes the following:
- a CDS encoding mechanosensitive ion channel family protein encodes MSTNPKLKSTAQQLALPLIVSVAVLSVFYFGGDAYQAFGIAAVDSTKKFLKYVLGIVAFVAVGLLLNRIVRLIVFEGIILSATGFVVPKLLSQITSLLIFIITVAACANIVFDQDLTVLWAASGVAGLVLGMALKELLQDVFAGIALNIDRSVAIGDFVQIHKAGDDKIVGQLLEISWRSTQIEDTNGEVISFPNSKFSSFTITNFSASKASGRSVSITIDGRVPTARAMRILQSATIDALTEVMGQYGSLPKIGIKAIKNDGVEYLINFESEYQHIAEATWKIQQAVILHLAKAGLKPAGHKTGEDPIADASFAAPDNARLSALISAAPIFRNVSAEDLALLVQHVRLRNIQADKVVVQTGEVGSEMYLVLEGLLYTSGGRAVAHRPSLPSILRPGDLFDAFATLLGNVHTTTVKTRTPSLICEISIAGLQELFNSNPEALNQVAKNLMEQDSKSGMIWDEERFMAMTAQMHHLFPPATVSSRSLQ; translated from the coding sequence TTGTCTACTAACCCAAAATTAAAAAGCACGGCCCAACAATTAGCTTTACCGCTAATTGTCTCTGTTGCCGTACTCTCCGTTTTTTATTTTGGTGGAGATGCATATCAGGCGTTTGGCATTGCCGCTGTTGACAGTACAAAGAAGTTCTTAAAGTATGTATTGGGTATTGTTGCCTTCGTAGCAGTGGGTTTGCTGTTAAATCGAATTGTTCGACTTATAGTATTTGAAGGCATCATTCTTAGCGCCACTGGCTTTGTAGTTCCAAAGCTGCTGTCTCAAATTACCAGCCTGCTGATTTTTATCATTACCGTTGCGGCATGTGCCAACATTGTTTTTGATCAAGACCTCACTGTTTTATGGGCGGCATCTGGTGTTGCGGGTTTGGTGCTTGGTATGGCGCTCAAAGAGCTATTGCAGGACGTATTTGCGGGCATCGCACTTAATATTGACCGTAGCGTTGCTATTGGTGATTTTGTACAAATCCATAAGGCCGGGGATGACAAAATTGTTGGTCAATTGCTTGAAATTAGTTGGAGATCAACCCAGATTGAAGACACAAACGGCGAAGTCATTTCTTTCCCCAACAGCAAATTTAGCTCTTTTACCATCACGAACTTTAGCGCCTCCAAAGCCAGTGGCCGCTCCGTATCCATCACCATTGATGGTCGCGTCCCTACAGCTAGGGCCATGAGAATTTTGCAGTCAGCCACTATCGATGCCCTAACAGAGGTGATGGGTCAATACGGCTCACTTCCCAAAATTGGTATCAAGGCAATTAAAAATGATGGTGTTGAGTACTTAATTAATTTTGAATCCGAGTACCAACATATTGCTGAAGCCACATGGAAGATTCAACAAGCGGTCATTTTGCACCTTGCAAAGGCCGGCCTAAAACCTGCGGGTCATAAAACTGGTGAAGACCCAATTGCTGACGCAAGCTTTGCAGCGCCTGATAATGCTCGACTTAGCGCACTCATAAGTGCAGCGCCAATCTTTAGAAATGTTTCGGCTGAAGATTTGGCATTATTAGTTCAGCATGTCAGATTAAGAAATATTCAAGCTGATAAGGTGGTAGTCCAAACCGGAGAGGTTGGAAGCGAGATGTACTTGGTGCTAGAAGGTCTTCTCTATACCAGTGGTGGACGAGCTGTTGCTCACAGACCCTCATTACCAAGCATTCTTAGGCCGGGTGATTTGTTTGATGCTTTTGCAACCCTACTTGGCAACGTGCATACGACCACTGTAAAAACACGCACCCCTAGTTTAATTTGCGAAATTAGTATCGCTGGCCTGCAAGAACTATTTAATTCCAACCCCGAAGCACTTAATCAGGTTGCTAAAAATTTAATGGAGCAAGACTCTAAATCAGGAATGATTTGGGATGAGGAGCGGTTTATGGCGATGACTGCCCAAATGCACCATCTATTCCCTCCAGCCACGGTGAGCTCTAGAAGCTTGCAGTAA
- a CDS encoding DUF3106 domain-containing protein has protein sequence MTIKKLLTGLFLGLGIYVTASAVIPEPPNPLNNLNLTFEQRLEQRKQIDEQLLKVTPEERKAYWHKMHDQMKALSSEDRKLVHEKMKAQWQSMTPEQREKMKAERKAFFDGLTPDEQAEIRARRSKWENMSPEQKQNWHKQSS, from the coding sequence ATGACTATCAAGAAGTTGCTTACAGGGCTTTTTTTGGGGTTGGGCATATATGTAACGGCTAGTGCGGTTATTCCAGAGCCACCAAATCCTCTTAATAACCTCAACCTCACATTTGAACAGCGCTTAGAGCAAAGAAAGCAAATTGATGAGCAATTGCTAAAGGTAACGCCAGAAGAGCGAAAAGCCTATTGGCATAAGATGCATGATCAAATGAAAGCTTTAAGCTCGGAAGATCGAAAACTTGTTCATGAAAAAATGAAAGCGCAGTGGCAGTCCATGACTCCCGAACAAAGAGAAAAAATGAAGGCTGAGCGGAAAGCATTTTTTGATGGCTTAACCCCGGACGAGCAAGCTGAGATAAGGGCGCGTAGATCTAAATGGGAAAATATGAGCCCTGAGCAAAAGCAGAATTGGCATAAGCAATCTAGCTAA
- a CDS encoding protein-glutamate methylesterase/protein-glutamine glutaminase — MITSKIRVLIVDDSAVIRKIVTKCLKGCDQIEVIGYAVDGEDAANAVESLSPDVVILDTEMPKINGIQALKNIRENHRDLPIIMFASHAHDDSEAAIEAYSVGASDCVAKPDHTNVSISDIGRVVESDLIPKIIHHAGQRISRKQLNLRKNPTNTQQEVGVTNGVHQNERTYLERLSDVRAICIGSSTGGPIALIELLKQIRPTLNIPIFIVQHMPEGFTASLATRLEAISNLRVKEAEHGEIAIPGYVYIARGGLHMALTKVGADIAIHLNSKAAENNCRPSVDVLFRSASQVYGSAVLAIVLTGMGSDGLQGCHAISNQKGLIFVQDEQSSVVWGMPGSVSNAGLASKVMNINAIAEQINLCKLDLA, encoded by the coding sequence TTGATTACAAGCAAGATACGTGTTCTTATTGTTGATGACTCTGCTGTCATTAGAAAAATTGTCACCAAATGCCTTAAGGGTTGCGATCAAATTGAGGTTATTGGGTACGCGGTTGATGGCGAAGATGCGGCTAACGCGGTTGAATCGCTATCACCCGATGTCGTCATTCTTGATACGGAAATGCCAAAAATAAATGGCATTCAAGCATTAAAAAATATTCGAGAAAATCACCGAGATTTACCAATCATTATGTTTGCCTCTCATGCGCATGATGATAGCGAGGCTGCGATTGAGGCTTATTCAGTGGGCGCAAGCGATTGTGTTGCTAAGCCAGATCATACAAACGTAAGCATCTCTGATATCGGTCGAGTTGTGGAGAGTGATCTGATTCCCAAAATCATTCATCATGCAGGACAAAGAATCTCTCGTAAACAGTTAAACCTCAGAAAAAATCCAACCAACACACAACAAGAGGTAGGGGTTACAAATGGTGTTCATCAAAATGAAAGAACTTACCTTGAGCGTCTAAGTGATGTGCGAGCAATTTGTATTGGCTCTTCAACGGGTGGTCCTATAGCGTTAATAGAATTACTAAAGCAAATTAGACCCACTCTAAATATCCCTATTTTCATAGTGCAACACATGCCAGAAGGCTTTACTGCTTCGTTGGCCACTAGATTAGAAGCCATTAGTAACTTAAGAGTTAAAGAGGCTGAGCACGGTGAAATAGCAATTCCGGGTTATGTATATATTGCCCGAGGCGGCCTTCATATGGCATTAACAAAAGTAGGGGCGGACATTGCAATTCATTTAAACAGTAAGGCGGCTGAAAATAATTGTCGCCCTTCTGTAGACGTTCTTTTTCGCTCGGCATCTCAAGTGTACGGTTCAGCAGTTTTGGCTATTGTTTTGACCGGCATGGGTTCAGATGGTTTACAAGGCTGTCATGCAATTTCCAATCAAAAAGGTTTAATTTTTGTTCAAGACGAGCAAAGTAGTGTGGTGTGGGGTATGCCAGGGTCTGTTTCAAATGCAGGTCTTGCGTCAAAAGTGATGAACATCAACGCAATTGCAGAGCAAATCAATTTATGCAAATTAGATCTAGCATAG
- a CDS encoding ShlB/FhaC/HecB family hemolysin secretion/activation protein: protein MKNLSPLMPGLLRLALFLSITTVGQAAIAAPQIDSGNVFRELIDNNQTIRNSVEPANVLEVKEVRPKRVIVPLGTDEDLPVEVTQIQLVGDIPEDVPVDEISAILMAPKKINRMSQLKELAQKIEDLVHAKGYPVFRVIVPDQEIFNGRVRMLAYNGKIDKVVNIKGDPKRIDPEVLQRYFEDLIKTGGFKRLDFERTMLLINDLPGVKAKLVLNPGREPGLIDADLEVTEGAPVRWNVVADNYGSSSTGKGRLTAVSKLDDLTGVGDRLTVLGTVTTQSLVAGMLDYKRPIGVSGLVGGLNVLASNYQTSANATSLASTGHNQSYEANLSYPLILQFGRNLYADASYASRDFYTAVAGTQAQIENIEVGKVGLRGALTDNFLNGGSTFGNYYYYSGTVFPQQGYSTTNPAAYQKTTFGLVRAQSLPSGFNLLLSWSGQRTDNLLDSSEQFALGGVNAVRAYGPTAVFANKANLFTAELGKDLASAGDYGVVKSSIFYDQGNDISDPIYGSGMLRGAGVSLSLQKWGYYELKAIYAHRIGTFNGGVLLDDGTQSGRVWVSLSTFF, encoded by the coding sequence ATGAAAAACCTCTCTCCTTTGATGCCGGGCCTGCTTCGCTTAGCGCTATTTCTTTCGATAACTACAGTTGGGCAGGCGGCGATCGCAGCACCCCAGATTGACTCGGGTAACGTATTCCGTGAATTAATTGATAACAATCAAACCATTCGAAATTCGGTGGAGCCCGCCAATGTATTGGAAGTTAAGGAGGTTAGGCCAAAGCGCGTAATAGTCCCTCTGGGCACCGATGAAGACTTGCCAGTTGAGGTAACGCAAATCCAGCTCGTTGGAGATATTCCTGAGGATGTGCCTGTAGACGAAATCAGCGCGATTCTCATGGCACCAAAGAAAATTAATCGCATGAGCCAGCTCAAGGAGTTGGCCCAAAAGATTGAGGATTTAGTCCACGCTAAGGGTTATCCCGTATTTCGAGTAATCGTGCCTGACCAAGAAATTTTCAACGGCCGAGTGCGAATGCTGGCTTATAACGGCAAGATCGATAAAGTAGTCAATATCAAAGGCGATCCAAAAAGAATAGATCCGGAGGTATTGCAGCGTTATTTCGAGGATCTGATTAAAACTGGCGGATTTAAGAGGCTCGATTTTGAACGAACCATGCTCTTAATTAATGATTTGCCAGGTGTAAAGGCCAAGTTGGTTTTAAATCCAGGTCGTGAGCCAGGATTGATTGACGCGGATCTGGAAGTAACCGAAGGTGCGCCGGTACGTTGGAACGTAGTGGCTGATAACTATGGCTCGAGCTCAACCGGTAAGGGTCGATTGACTGCGGTATCTAAGCTGGATGATCTGACGGGTGTTGGCGATCGATTAACGGTCCTGGGAACTGTAACCACCCAAAGCTTAGTTGCGGGAATGCTCGATTACAAAAGGCCGATTGGGGTTAGCGGCTTAGTTGGTGGCCTGAACGTTTTAGCATCCAATTATCAAACTTCAGCGAATGCTACCTCCTTAGCCAGTACTGGCCATAACCAAAGTTATGAAGCAAATCTCTCGTACCCATTAATTTTGCAATTTGGAAGAAATTTGTATGCGGATGCAAGTTATGCATCTCGTGACTTTTATACAGCGGTAGCCGGAACCCAGGCTCAAATAGAAAATATTGAAGTGGGTAAAGTGGGTTTGCGTGGTGCCCTTACTGATAATTTTTTAAATGGCGGCTCAACCTTTGGTAATTATTACTACTACAGTGGTACTGTTTTTCCTCAGCAGGGCTACAGCACAACAAATCCTGCGGCATATCAAAAAACCACTTTTGGTCTTGTAAGGGCTCAGTCCCTACCTTCTGGGTTTAATTTGTTATTAAGTTGGTCCGGTCAGCGCACCGACAACTTATTGGATAGCTCTGAGCAGTTTGCGCTTGGTGGCGTGAATGCGGTAAGAGCTTATGGACCAACTGCTGTTTTTGCCAATAAAGCCAATTTATTTACTGCAGAGTTGGGTAAGGACTTAGCATCTGCTGGGGATTATGGGGTTGTGAAATCCTCAATCTTCTATGATCAAGGCAATGACATTTCTGACCCCATTTACGGGAGTGGAATGCTCCGTGGCGCAGGCGTAAGTTTGTCTCTACAAAAGTGGGGATATTACGAATTAAAAGCCATTTATGCACATCGCATAGGTACTTTCAATGGCGGTGTCTTACTGGATGATGGTACGCAAAGCGGTAGGGTCTGGGTAAGTTTGTCTACGTTCTTCTAA
- a CDS encoding adenosine deaminase family protein — protein MKKILYISQLFLMLLVGNVFAQQATPVGIWFEKFKDRPVMLRQFLQLMPKGADLHSHLSGAVYAETYLDIAKNLNYCIDGSTYRLYPSPCKSGTDDLLVKDISKDFREKAIDGLSVRNLSASNRSGHDQFFNSFALFGGVAGAGESQAVLLAEVANRAARENIQLLELSVSVQSKAVQELGSKYRIDSQSQFGDLRNQMLEAGLIKLVEKGVRDLDAVEQAYQKIMRCGESDAQAGCDVKMRYILQTSRNAQSNQVYAQLVYAFELSKADPRIVGVGLVSPEDGQVALRDYDLQMQMIAFLNRNSPNTKVTLHAGELAFGSVPPEQLHHHIKDAVKLAKANRIGHGVDIGYEDGALETMQYMKDHNIAVEICLTSNDVILNVKGSSSPLKDYIKAGVPVVLGSDDQGISRIDLTNEYLRAAFEQGLTYSQLKQISRNSLTWSFLPGASLWERPMNAKRVSACQGENVLKNTVSTECEKFLSNSEKASLQWILEKKFATFESLPQWRGR, from the coding sequence ATGAAAAAAATTCTATACATTAGTCAGCTATTTTTAATGCTGCTAGTTGGAAATGTTTTTGCGCAACAAGCAACTCCAGTTGGAATTTGGTTTGAAAAGTTTAAAGATAGACCCGTAATGCTCAGGCAATTTCTGCAGTTGATGCCAAAAGGGGCGGATCTGCACAGTCATTTATCGGGCGCTGTGTATGCCGAGACATATTTAGATATTGCAAAAAATTTGAACTACTGTATTGATGGTTCAACATATCGTCTGTACCCAAGCCCATGCAAAAGCGGCACCGATGATCTTTTAGTAAAAGATATTTCTAAAGACTTTCGAGAAAAAGCGATAGATGGTTTATCGGTTAGGAATTTGTCTGCAAGTAACCGCTCTGGGCACGATCAATTTTTTAACAGCTTTGCATTATTTGGGGGTGTAGCTGGCGCTGGTGAGTCGCAAGCCGTATTGCTTGCTGAGGTTGCCAATCGTGCTGCAAGAGAAAATATTCAGCTACTGGAGCTATCTGTGTCCGTTCAAAGTAAAGCGGTTCAGGAGTTGGGTAGTAAATATCGCATTGACTCTCAGTCGCAGTTTGGGGATCTGCGCAATCAAATGCTTGAGGCTGGTTTAATCAAGTTAGTCGAAAAAGGGGTGCGAGATTTAGACGCAGTTGAGCAGGCCTATCAGAAAATAATGCGTTGTGGTGAAAGCGACGCTCAGGCAGGCTGCGATGTAAAGATGCGTTACATTCTGCAAACAAGTCGCAATGCACAGTCAAATCAGGTTTATGCGCAATTGGTATACGCCTTTGAACTATCAAAGGCGGATCCTCGTATCGTGGGAGTGGGTTTGGTGTCTCCTGAGGATGGCCAAGTTGCGCTTCGTGATTATGATTTGCAAATGCAAATGATTGCATTTTTAAATAGAAATTCACCGAATACAAAAGTTACGCTACATGCTGGTGAGTTGGCTTTTGGCTCAGTCCCGCCGGAGCAATTGCATCATCATATTAAGGATGCAGTGAAGCTTGCTAAAGCAAATCGAATTGGTCATGGCGTTGATATTGGCTATGAGGATGGTGCACTTGAAACTATGCAATATATGAAAGATCACAATATTGCTGTAGAAATTTGTTTGACTAGTAACGATGTGATTTTGAATGTTAAGGGGTCAAGTAGCCCCCTAAAGGATTACATCAAAGCTGGTGTGCCGGTTGTTTTGGGCTCTGATGATCAAGGTATTTCACGCATAGATTTAACTAATGAGTACTTAAGGGCAGCGTTTGAGCAGGGGCTTACCTATTCGCAGCTTAAACAAATTTCTAGAAATAGCTTGACCTGGAGTTTTTTGCCTGGCGCAAGTTTATGGGAGAGACCCATGAATGCTAAAAGGGTGTCGGCATGTCAGGGCGAGAACGTTTTAAAAAATACTGTCAGTACAGAATGTGAAAAATTTTTGAGTAATAGTGAAAAAGCTAGTTTGCAATGGATTCTAGAAAAGAAATTTGCAACATTTGAGTCTTTGCCGCAGTGGCGTGGACGTTAA
- a CDS encoding HAMP domain-containing methyl-accepting chemotaxis protein, protein MIKNLSIKNKLILLVSPLLFFICLIGWDGMKTTNEGEKALTTMYVDRVECLGQLLNVRDGYSIYIMGATRKLVARSIGYDEALKSFDEGQALIEREWKTYLSTYLVPEEAAKADMVKEKMRAAEASLRTLRQNIKDKDGNAIARFADRGLAEAIDPIVFQLSGLSALQVRVAKEVYDEHLVTSSLSKKFLIAMIVLAIAISAYLSYKIILMITKPLEIANNAIEKMAAGNLDIEISDDGSHDEIGQIIRSTAAITKTLQKVERDLREQINAAKEGSLSARADARQHPGAFGNLVNGVNELMENLTAPMNEIANVMAKLASGDIRGRITGDYAGELKALKANVNRSLDALVSLLDSISNFATTIAKGDLTYQIEGNFQGEFAAIKQNLNAAVNQLSGVLNNVIETTEKVTVSATQTSAASKDVSEHAHNQTVNLVEISAAIEQTVSAISEIVRSTEKGAALAQKAADAAENGEETLSALSETVNGISEKNKQINQISELIGDIAEKTYVLALNAGLEALRAGNEGAGFGLIANKITALAEEVAEATRSIKSLISEATDTVEEGVHGAGSAKTAIHEIVDLSRQNGTTVQSIATSVEQQNSMMKTLKDKVLELKLIGQSTAAAAEEISVTMQSLVGTAQSLKKETDRIKTS, encoded by the coding sequence ATGATTAAAAATCTCTCCATTAAAAATAAATTGATTTTATTGGTGTCGCCGCTTTTGTTTTTCATATGTCTCATCGGTTGGGATGGCATGAAAACGACCAATGAAGGTGAAAAAGCGTTGACTACGATGTATGTAGACCGTGTCGAGTGCTTGGGCCAACTACTTAATGTCCGTGATGGCTATTCTATTTACATCATGGGTGCAACGCGTAAATTGGTGGCTAGATCTATTGGATATGACGAGGCTCTCAAATCTTTTGATGAAGGTCAGGCTTTGATCGAAAGAGAGTGGAAAACCTATCTTTCAACCTATCTTGTTCCAGAAGAAGCTGCAAAAGCGGATATGGTGAAAGAAAAAATGCGCGCTGCCGAGGCAAGCCTAAGAACATTACGCCAGAACATCAAAGATAAAGATGGCAATGCTATTGCGCGTTTTGCCGATAGAGGTCTAGCTGAAGCGATTGACCCAATCGTATTTCAACTCTCTGGTCTTTCTGCGCTACAAGTCCGTGTAGCCAAAGAGGTGTATGACGAGCATCTAGTCACAAGCTCTCTTAGCAAAAAATTCCTTATTGCAATGATTGTGTTGGCAATTGCAATCAGTGCGTATCTGTCCTACAAAATTATTTTAATGATCACCAAGCCACTTGAGATCGCCAATAACGCAATTGAAAAAATGGCCGCAGGTAACCTGGACATTGAAATTTCGGATGATGGATCACATGACGAAATTGGGCAAATTATTCGATCCACGGCCGCAATTACTAAAACCCTACAAAAGGTTGAGCGCGATTTACGCGAGCAAATTAATGCTGCCAAAGAAGGATCGTTATCTGCCCGTGCTGATGCAAGACAACATCCTGGAGCGTTTGGCAATCTCGTGAATGGCGTAAACGAGCTTATGGAAAATCTCACAGCGCCAATGAATGAAATCGCCAATGTCATGGCAAAACTTGCGTCGGGCGATATTCGTGGGCGTATCACAGGTGACTATGCGGGTGAACTTAAGGCGCTAAAGGCAAACGTCAACCGCAGCCTTGATGCTCTTGTTTCATTACTGGACTCAATTAGCAATTTTGCAACCACAATTGCAAAAGGTGACCTAACCTACCAAATTGAAGGCAACTTCCAAGGCGAGTTTGCGGCTATCAAACAAAACTTAAATGCTGCAGTTAATCAGTTAAGTGGTGTCTTAAATAATGTCATTGAAACTACAGAAAAAGTAACTGTATCGGCTACCCAAACTAGCGCTGCCTCTAAAGATGTTTCTGAGCACGCCCACAATCAAACAGTGAATTTAGTAGAAATTTCTGCTGCAATTGAACAAACAGTATCTGCAATTTCAGAAATTGTTCGCTCCACTGAAAAGGGCGCCGCTCTCGCGCAAAAGGCTGCCGATGCAGCCGAGAATGGCGAAGAAACACTAAGTGCCCTCTCCGAGACAGTCAATGGAATTTCTGAAAAGAATAAGCAGATTAACCAGATTAGCGAACTCATTGGCGATATTGCAGAAAAAACATACGTTCTTGCCTTAAATGCCGGATTGGAGGCGCTAAGAGCCGGCAATGAAGGTGCTGGATTCGGACTGATTGCCAACAAGATTACTGCTCTTGCCGAAGAGGTAGCCGAAGCTACCCGCTCTATCAAATCTTTAATTAGCGAAGCGACTGATACTGTTGAAGAAGGCGTGCACGGCGCTGGATCAGCTAAAACCGCTATTCATGAAATCGTAGATTTATCTCGCCAGAATGGCACCACCGTTCAAAGCATCGCAACATCAGTGGAACAACAAAACTCCATGATGAAAACACTCAAAGATAAAGTGTTAGAGCTCAAACTTATTGGCCAGTCTACCGCAGCGGCAGCAGAAGAAATCTCTGTAACTATGCAATCGTTGGTTGGCACTGCTCAGTCTCTGAAAAAAGAAACTGATCGCATTAAAACAAGCTAG
- a CDS encoding tetratricopeptide repeat protein, with translation MASIELGQSNLERGRNEAAYEIFMDLAQNDLNDDALYALTKMCWDGKLTAEQLEKFYEFQNASSSLGNGYALFNVGLMHEKGMGLIKQDYKIAVQYYEKAIKHEVMDAYCNLGSIYVLGTGMEQGVPRNVERGAELLAVGANEGSRQCAYTLGSLYGKGEFIAQDLKKAFYFLTLAALAKHDQAHRVLHIFQVTHKGDFTEQFEAAERQYWKIESMRRLYKCI, from the coding sequence TTGGCATCAATAGAATTGGGGCAAAGCAATCTAGAGCGCGGTCGTAATGAGGCGGCTTATGAGATTTTTATGGATTTGGCTCAAAATGATTTGAATGACGATGCTCTTTATGCGTTAACCAAGATGTGCTGGGATGGCAAGCTCACCGCAGAGCAGTTGGAGAAGTTTTATGAATTTCAAAATGCCAGCAGCTCCCTTGGCAATGGCTATGCTCTTTTCAATGTAGGACTCATGCATGAAAAAGGCATGGGGCTAATTAAGCAAGACTATAAGATTGCTGTGCAGTATTACGAAAAGGCCATCAAGCATGAGGTGATGGATGCCTATTGCAACCTAGGTAGTATTTATGTTCTTGGTACGGGTATGGAGCAGGGCGTTCCTCGCAATGTTGAGCGAGGCGCAGAGCTTCTTGCTGTTGGCGCCAATGAAGGTAGCCGCCAGTGTGCTTATACCTTGGGGTCGCTATACGGAAAGGGCGAGTTTATTGCCCAGGATTTAAAGAAGGCGTTTTACTTTTTGACCTTAGCAGCATTAGCTAAGCATGATCAAGCGCATAGAGTCTTGCACATATTCCAAGTGACGCATAAAGGTGACTTCACCGAGCAGTTTGAGGCTGCCGAGCGTCAGTACTGGAAAATAGAGAGTATGCGACGCCTATATAAGTGTATTTAA
- a CDS encoding CheR family methyltransferase has product MLKVYLPKFYQLLEEHLGITLDESKQYLIESRLLPLIENSEFDSVLSLIKYLTQNNVGVLHWKVFELLTTNETSFFRDKHVFDGIKEILIPEIIKNNETSKTIRIWNAAVSSGQEAYSIAILIKEYFPQLKDWNIAIHGTDVSKAMLDKAKSGIYTAHEVSRGIDQFFKDKYFTVDDNGSYLINQSIRAMTTFSSLNLISEWSMPEKYDLVMLRNVLIYFNQKTQVAVLDKVANYIDANHGALLVGASEILPKTTALERSALGGTFYYQPV; this is encoded by the coding sequence GTGTTAAAAGTATATTTACCCAAGTTTTACCAATTGCTAGAAGAGCATCTTGGCATCACATTGGATGAGAGCAAGCAGTACTTAATTGAATCTCGCTTATTGCCATTAATTGAGAATAGTGAGTTCGATAGCGTGCTCTCCCTGATAAAGTATCTAACGCAAAACAATGTTGGCGTTCTTCATTGGAAAGTATTTGAATTGTTAACCACCAATGAAACTTCTTTTTTCCGCGACAAGCATGTGTTTGATGGCATAAAGGAAATATTGATTCCGGAAATCATTAAAAATAATGAAACATCTAAGACGATCCGCATTTGGAATGCCGCGGTTTCGTCAGGGCAAGAAGCATATAGTATTGCCATCTTGATTAAGGAATACTTTCCACAATTGAAAGATTGGAATATCGCCATCCATGGAACAGATGTATCAAAGGCAATGCTCGATAAAGCCAAATCTGGGATCTATACTGCGCATGAGGTGAGTCGTGGAATTGATCAGTTTTTTAAAGATAAATATTTCACTGTAGATGACAACGGAAGTTACTTAATTAATCAATCTATTAGGGCAATGACGACATTTTCCTCTTTGAATTTGATTTCTGAGTGGTCTATGCCAGAAAAGTATGATTTGGTGATGTTAAGAAATGTATTGATTTACTTTAATCAAAAAACCCAAGTAGCCGTTCTAGATAAGGTCGCTAATTACATTGATGCCAATCATGGAGCATTATTGGTTGGAGCTTCTGAAATTTTGCCCAAAACAACTGCTTTAGAGAGATCAGCCCTAGGCGGAACGTTTTACTATCAACCTGTTTAA
- a CDS encoding MgtC/SapB family protein encodes MSILSSASPVIAAHLLAAMLAGGLIGLERSFHGRPAGFRTHALVCLASALLMTVTAFQSVWIPEVDLELFRTDPTRMAQGIMTGIGFLGAGVIFKEGLNVRGLTTAASIWITAAIGILVGIGFYFPAALATLLVLITLSLFRWIEAKIPSHYYANNAIAYDRNDTPSQSNVRQFLNEHGFRLESVSYRVPEGGTTFEYRMTIRTSDLGNLTRLAEHLSEQKNVRHFEISLTGE; translated from the coding sequence ATGAGCATTCTTTCTTCAGCCTCTCCAGTTATTGCCGCTCACTTATTAGCCGCCATGCTTGCCGGTGGTTTGATTGGATTGGAGAGGAGCTTTCATGGTCGCCCAGCAGGTTTTAGAACGCACGCTTTGGTTTGTTTAGCTTCGGCGCTTCTGATGACTGTCACAGCATTTCAGTCGGTATGGATTCCCGAAGTTGATCTGGAGTTATTTAGAACGGATCCAACGCGGATGGCCCAAGGAATAATGACTGGTATTGGTTTTTTAGGTGCGGGAGTGATATTTAAGGAGGGTCTAAATGTTCGCGGCCTTACTACTGCGGCCTCCATTTGGATTACTGCAGCAATTGGAATCTTGGTGGGAATCGGTTTTTATTTTCCCGCAGCACTCGCCACCCTGTTGGTATTAATTACCTTATCTTTGTTTCGATGGATTGAAGCAAAAATACCATCGCATTACTATGCGAACAATGCGATTGCATATGATAGGAATGACACCCCTAGTCAGAGTAATGTTAGGCAGTTTTTAAATGAGCATGGATTTCGGTTGGAAAGCGTCAGCTATCGAGTTCCTGAGGGCGGGACTACATTTGAGTATCGAATGACCATTCGAACTAGTGACTTAGGTAATTTAACTAGATTAGCCGAGCATTTGAGTGAGCAAAAAAATGTCAGACATTTTGAAATTTCATTAACGGGCGAATAG